GCGGCCCGTCCGCCTGTTGCGGTATACCAGCACGGTTTCCGACTCGCCCGGCTCGACGATGGGAGCCTGCATCGCCTCGCGGATATTGACCCCGACCTTATAGGGCAGGAAATCCACGAGCGGCAGGTGGATGTAACAGTAATAGCCGAGGTACATCGCCAGAAAGAAGAACGTGCAGGTAAGCACGATCTCCAGCGGTTTGAAGGCGAAAATCTTGTCGGGCCGGTAACGCCACCACACCACGAAGGCCATCGGCAGCAGCACGACGTTCTTGACGAAAGTCTCCCACGGGGTAAGTTTCAGCGCCTCGCCGAAGCACCCGCAGTCCTCGACGGGGATGAGCGTGGCGCTCAACAGCGTCAGCAGCGTGAAGAAAACCATCGACAGCACGGCGAAGATCGAAATCAGCCGGATACGGACCTTGAACAGCAGCATGCAGCCCATCATCAGCTCCGCGCCGCACAGCCAGATCGAAAAGACCATCGCCCCGGGCTGCAGGTAGTCGAGTCCGTAGATCGAAAGATACTCGTTGACCTTCAGCGCCGTGCCCCACGGATCTATCACCTTCGTGAAACCCGAAACGATGAACGTGCAGGCGAGGATCAGCCGGCAGACGTTGGCCGCGATTTTGAAAGTCCGGGTCTTTCTCATCGCGCGTCGAGTATCGGGGCCAGCACGGCCCGTATTTTTTCGAAATTATGTTCGGGCGAACCCATCGCCCCCGACGGATCGCTGCAATCGACCACACGCAGCGAATCGTCCTTCGCCGCGGCGGCGAGGTACACCTCGCGCACGCGCCGTTGCAGGTCGAGAGCGTCTTCGTGAATGTCCCGGCTGCCTTGCAGGTAGTCGCGGTCGTCTCCCTCGCGGACCTCCGTGAGCTTTCGTTCGGTGAAGGCGAACGGCACGTCGAGGAACAGCGACAGATCGGGGCGCGGCAGGTCGTTGTAACCGAATTCCAGGTCCAGAATCCACTGCGCGAGGCGGTCGCGCCGCTCGCCGGCAGGTAGTTTCGCACACTGGAAACCCACGTTCGAATAGACGTAACGGTCGAGGACCACGGCTTTGCCTTCGGCGATCCACGCCCGGATCTGCGGGCCGGCCGCCGCCCGGTCGCCCGCGAAGAGCAGGGCCACCAGATAGGGGTCGACTTCGTTCACGCCGCCGAATTCGCCGCGCAGAAAGCGGGCGATCAGTTCGCCGTAGACCGGCGCATCGAAACGCGGAAAATGAACGTATTCGCTCTCCACGCCACGTTCTGCGAGCAACTGGCGCAACATCCGGATCTGGGTCGACTTGCCCGCTCCGTCCAAGCCTTCGAGTA
This Alistipes shahii WAL 8301 DNA region includes the following protein-coding sequences:
- a CDS encoding BT_3928 family protein; its protein translation is MRKTRTFKIAANVCRLILACTFIVSGFTKVIDPWGTALKVNEYLSIYGLDYLQPGAMVFSIWLCGAELMMGCMLLFKVRIRLISIFAVLSMVFFTLLTLLSATLIPVEDCGCFGEALKLTPWETFVKNVVLLPMAFVVWWRYRPDKIFAFKPLEIVLTCTFFFLAMYLGYYCYIHLPLVDFLPYKVGVNIREAMQAPIVEPGESETVLVYRNRRTGREREFSLEDTEWQDAEKWEWVDTRTTSEVPAVRPLVSEFALRDAEGDATEEVLTMPGRVYMLCVTAFDRLPRSCARRMARLAERAREEGAHVVCLTPDPLYGVTWHEFGTVEVRCYNIDTSTMKTMLRADNGLVVLDDGTITSKKNCRDIRP
- a CDS encoding dTMP kinase, yielding MFIVLEGLDGAGKSTQIRMLRQLLAERGVESEYVHFPRFDAPVYGELIARFLRGEFGGVNEVDPYLVALLFAGDRAAAGPQIRAWIAEGKAVVLDRYVYSNVGFQCAKLPAGERRDRLAQWILDLEFGYNDLPRPDLSLFLDVPFAFTERKLTEVREGDDRDYLQGSRDIHEDALDLQRRVREVYLAAAAKDDSLRVVDCSDPSGAMGSPEHNFEKIRAVLAPILDAR